Proteins from a single region of Limosilactobacillus fermentum:
- the acpP gene encoding acyl carrier protein: MDKKEIFDTVSSIVADHFDVDRAKITDDLNLKTDLNADSIDFVEFVLEVEDTFGAEIEDSEAEKLSTIGEVVDYIAAHQKD; the protein is encoded by the coding sequence ATGGATAAGAAGGAAATCTTTGATACGGTCTCGTCAATCGTGGCCGACCACTTTGATGTCGATCGGGCCAAGATCACCGATGACCTGAATTTGAAGACCGACCTGAACGCGGATTCCATTGACTTTGTGGAGTTTGTTCTCGAGGTCGAAGACACCTTCGGCGCGGAAATTGAGGACAGTGAAGCTGAAAAACTCAGTACCATTGGTGAAGTGGTTGATTACATCGCCGCCCACCAAAAGGACTAA
- the plsX gene encoding phosphate acyltransferase PlsX — protein sequence MKIAVDAMGGDNAPAVVVEGVERARDRFKDIEFDLFGDPHQVRPLIKDATRINLIETTEMIEMGEEPVRAIRKKKDSSIVRAAVAVKEGQADAFFSAGNTGAILAAGLFIVGRIKGIDRPGLTSILPIAKPGSGAKNFVYLDSGANAESKEKNLLQFAQLGRFYAENVLGVNNPRIALLNNGTEEDKGDRLHKEVHQQLKAQGDLNFVGNVEASALLAGEADVIVSDGWTANAALKATEGTAKMMLTLIKNGIENGGLRAKLGYLFLKPVFKKIAKLMGTSTYGGAVLLGLKAPVVKTHGSADALAVENTIAQIHTMIESKVIEKTVSYFGQVQSEENIDKPSKN from the coding sequence ATGAAGATTGCAGTTGATGCCATGGGCGGAGACAACGCCCCAGCCGTTGTAGTGGAAGGGGTGGAACGGGCCCGGGACCGTTTTAAAGACATTGAATTCGACCTGTTCGGGGATCCCCATCAGGTTCGGCCCCTCATTAAGGACGCCACCCGGATTAATTTGATCGAAACGACGGAAATGATTGAGATGGGTGAAGAACCGGTGCGGGCCATCCGCAAGAAAAAGGATTCTTCGATCGTCCGGGCGGCCGTCGCCGTTAAGGAAGGCCAAGCCGACGCCTTCTTTTCGGCCGGCAACACCGGGGCCATTTTAGCGGCCGGGTTATTCATCGTTGGCCGAATCAAGGGAATCGACCGGCCGGGGTTGACTTCGATCCTGCCAATTGCCAAACCAGGCAGTGGGGCAAAGAACTTTGTTTACCTCGATTCCGGTGCCAACGCCGAAAGTAAGGAAAAAAACTTGCTCCAGTTTGCCCAACTGGGGCGCTTTTACGCCGAAAACGTCTTAGGGGTCAACAACCCGCGGATTGCCCTGTTGAATAACGGGACCGAAGAAGATAAGGGGGACCGCCTCCACAAGGAAGTTCACCAACAACTTAAGGCCCAAGGGGATCTAAACTTCGTGGGCAACGTGGAAGCGAGCGCCCTCTTGGCTGGGGAAGCCGACGTAATTGTCTCAGATGGGTGGACGGCCAATGCCGCTTTGAAGGCTACCGAAGGGACCGCCAAGATGATGTTGACCTTAATTAAAAACGGGATCGAAAACGGTGGGCTGCGGGCCAAGCTGGGCTACCTGTTCTTAAAGCCGGTTTTCAAAAAGATTGCCAAGTTGATGGGGACGTCAACCTATGGGGGCGCCGTCTTATTGGGGCTCAAAGCGCCGGTAGTTAAGACCCACGGTTCGGCTGATGCCTTAGCGGTTGAAAACACGATCGCCCAAATCCACACGATGATCGAAAGCAAGGTAATCGAAAAAACGGTCTCCTACTTTGGTCAGGTCCAATCTGAGGAAAACATAGACAAGCCAAGCAAAAACTAA
- the recG gene encoding ATP-dependent DNA helicase RecG, with amino-acid sequence MRSLQDSVGQLKGVGPKTVENLATLGIKTVGDLLTHYPSRYDDFAPTDLTVAKDKQKVTVKGTVVSEPLMSRYGYRRSRMSFRLVVGQAGVVNVVYFNQPYLKQQVEPNHDVTVLGTWDAPRQQILGTKLVVADSKAEAVGATYPANKHVRQTTLRKLIRQAFDQYQNVIATLLPISLRQRYQLMERREMIKQMHFPTDTTMAEAAKRTAAFEEFFLFELRLQAIRRANRKEEGLQILYNNTELRDFIKTIPFELTAAQKRVVNEICRDLRAPYQMNRLLQGDVGSGKTIVAAIAVMAAVLAGYQVALMAPTEILAAQHAEKLAKVFSGTHVEVALLTGALTAKQHDQLAKAIKAGDVNLIVGTHALIQNGVDYANLGLVIIDEQHRFGVNQRQQLREKGEHPDVLAMTATPIPRTLAITAYGEMDVSVIDELPAGRQPIKTTWLKGNQGQSALDFLDQQLMAGAQAYVVSPLIEESENLDVKNATDLYARFKEHFGPTYQVGLLHGRMNNDEKAVVMKDFQAGKVQVMVATTVIEVGVDNPNATVMLIYDADRFGLAQLHQLRGRVGRGKRQSYCLLVADPKTDEGKARMETMVATTDGFEVAQKDLELRGAGDVLGDRQSGMPDFKVGDPVGDLKMLQIARADAGNLLATPGWDQKDENQPLVLYLQRHQLETHFD; translated from the coding sequence GTGCGGTCGCTACAGGATTCAGTTGGTCAATTGAAGGGTGTAGGGCCCAAGACGGTGGAGAACCTAGCCACGCTAGGGATCAAAACGGTGGGGGATTTGTTAACCCACTACCCGTCACGCTACGATGACTTTGCCCCCACTGATTTAACCGTGGCTAAGGACAAGCAAAAGGTAACCGTTAAGGGGACGGTGGTTTCTGAGCCGCTGATGTCACGGTACGGCTACCGGCGCTCCAGGATGTCCTTTCGTTTGGTGGTTGGGCAAGCCGGGGTGGTCAACGTGGTGTACTTCAACCAACCCTACTTAAAGCAACAAGTTGAGCCCAACCACGACGTCACGGTACTGGGGACCTGGGACGCCCCCCGCCAGCAAATTCTGGGCACCAAATTAGTCGTTGCCGACAGTAAGGCCGAGGCAGTCGGGGCAACCTACCCGGCCAATAAGCACGTTCGCCAGACCACCCTACGGAAACTGATCCGGCAGGCCTTTGATCAGTACCAAAACGTGATCGCGACCCTCCTGCCAATTAGCCTGCGCCAACGCTACCAGCTGATGGAAAGGCGCGAGATGATCAAGCAGATGCACTTCCCCACCGACACCACGATGGCTGAAGCCGCCAAACGAACGGCCGCCTTTGAGGAATTTTTCTTGTTTGAGTTACGCTTGCAAGCGATCCGACGGGCGAACCGCAAGGAAGAGGGGCTCCAGATCCTCTATAATAACACGGAATTACGGGACTTTATCAAAACGATCCCCTTTGAGTTGACGGCGGCCCAAAAGCGGGTGGTCAATGAAATCTGCCGCGACTTGCGGGCCCCTTACCAAATGAACCGGCTTTTGCAAGGGGACGTCGGGTCCGGGAAAACGATTGTAGCGGCGATTGCGGTCATGGCGGCCGTCCTGGCCGGCTACCAGGTGGCCCTGATGGCCCCCACCGAAATCCTGGCCGCCCAGCACGCCGAAAAGTTGGCGAAGGTCTTTTCCGGTACCCACGTTGAGGTCGCCCTGTTGACCGGGGCTTTAACCGCTAAGCAACATGACCAACTGGCCAAGGCCATCAAGGCCGGTGACGTCAATTTGATCGTCGGCACCCACGCCCTGATTCAAAACGGGGTTGATTACGCCAACCTCGGTTTGGTAATCATTGACGAACAGCACCGCTTTGGGGTCAACCAACGCCAGCAGTTGCGTGAAAAAGGGGAGCACCCCGACGTCTTAGCGATGACGGCGACGCCAATCCCGCGGACCCTAGCCATTACGGCCTACGGGGAAATGGACGTCTCGGTGATCGACGAATTACCGGCCGGGCGCCAACCGATTAAAACCACTTGGCTCAAGGGAAACCAGGGGCAAAGTGCCCTGGACTTTTTGGATCAGCAACTAATGGCCGGCGCCCAAGCCTACGTTGTGTCGCCCTTAATTGAAGAATCGGAAAACTTGGACGTCAAAAACGCTACCGACCTCTACGCTAGGTTTAAGGAACACTTTGGTCCTACCTACCAAGTGGGGCTCTTGCACGGCCGGATGAATAACGACGAAAAAGCGGTGGTCATGAAGGACTTTCAAGCGGGCAAGGTGCAAGTGATGGTCGCCACTACGGTGATCGAAGTCGGGGTCGACAACCCCAACGCCACCGTGATGTTGATTTACGACGCCGACCGCTTTGGCCTGGCCCAGCTCCACCAGTTACGGGGACGGGTCGGCCGGGGTAAGCGGCAATCCTACTGCTTATTAGTGGCCGACCCTAAAACCGACGAGGGGAAGGCGCGGATGGAAACGATGGTCGCCACCACTGATGGCTTTGAAGTGGCCCAAAAGGACCTCGAGTTGCGCGGGGCCGGGGACGTACTGGGGGACCGCCAGTCCGGGATGCCCGATTTTAAGGTGGGTGACCCGGTGGGCGACCTCAAGATGCTTCAAATCGCTCGGGCAGACGCCGGCAACCTCCTGGCTACCCCGGGATGGGATCAAAAGGATGAAAACCAGCCACTGGTGTTGTACTTACAGCGTCACCAGTTAGAAACACACTTTGATTAG